The sequence TGTACATGTCATTATTAAGTCCAAAATTTAAGATTCAGTAAGCACTTGGACTAGTCTTGAAATTTAAGATTCAATAAGAACTTGGTTACTCTTTGAATTGATTGAGTTGAATTTTGGATCAAGTTCTGAGCTTTTCAATGTTGATTGGATATCTATTTTAGGCACATCAAAACTGTTTCTTTCAGCTTGAAGTAGCTGGATATGACTCCTTTCAAGGGACCGATTACAAATTTGGCATTAATTTTGGTTTAATTTTTGGTTACTTTAAAGAGATATAGTATTTGGTTTGTTTGCATTGTAAGGGTTTAGAATTGTCTAGggtttgattttatatgccttaAATCTTTATGTAGAAACATGATAGGCTTTATAAGagtatttttatatattaatttgaaTGGGAAACATGAAGCTATTGGTAGGTCCATTATGGTTGAGGAGTCATGTATCCTTCCAAGACCCtttgtttccttttcctcttcttctgtcCCTCTCGCTTTAAGAATGTACTTAGTGTTGCTCGGTATTAGAACTCAAGGCCTTCTGCAACCTTTGGGAAGCTTTTGCATTACATTCTTTCTACATGTTAATTGATTAATAGTTTGGTTCATAATTCACCAAGCCTTTTCAATAAGAATATCAAATTGCTTAGACATCCTAGCCAAATGCTATAGTGTTCTCTAATTGTTTACCATACTAACCTCTTTCACCAATCAAGTTGGACACCATAATCTTTTATGAGTTAACATACAATAGAGTTTTTTATGACTAAGATCTTATAGTTTGGAACCGTACCATGTGATCAACAACTCTCCTGCATCCTGTTAGCACTCAAAGAGCATACTCAAAATTCAGTTATTCTGTCAAGCTTTCTATTTGGTACTTCACCCAGTTAGTAAACCGAAAGCAGACaatttttgcaagatgattctcAATAAATTACTATGTTTCTTCTCCAAGGTTTGGTACTGAAACTTTCTAGGATGACTCTTTTATTCTGTGCCAATGGCACGTGGCTCTTCCTAAAAGTGCTTACCTTTCTTGGTTGATCTTAGACCATCAGTATTTCTTTTCAGCCTTCACCTTCACCATCATGCATTGTTTTCCCACCCTCATATCGAATTGGTTTCATTGATCATCATATGATTGATGTTCGAGAATATTTTACTACCAACTCTCAACTTGATATTGACCCTTTGAATTGTTGCAGGATTCTCAGTTTGGCAGCTTTAGGTAATAAAAATACATGCTACAGAACAGAACCTACTGAGCTAGCCAGATCCAGAAGTGAAAATTGTCGTAGAGAGAAATCCTATAAATGTCTTTCAAGGAATGCACCTGATTCAACCATTTCTCAAGAACAATAGCTAAGGGCCTTGAGACTACCCCTTGGATCTCGAACTGACATGCTGATGGTCATGATTTTAATAGTGATTTGGAGATCTCATAGGCAGGTGTTGTCATTACTTAATATGCCACAGGTTCAAACTTACGAAACTATGAAACCATCCCAATGTTAACCCAAGCATTAAAAGGGCCTATACTGGGAGGAACTACGGCTTGTTTCACTATAATTTACTTCATTCAGTTGTCAGGAAGAAAATATATGATAAATGCCACACTAAAGTATGATCCAACTAGCCAAACTCCAGTTTAAACATTGTATTTCTGTCTCACCCCCCATCCATCATCTAACTCGTTTTCTTtggtatttattaaaaaaaaataatgcgtcagctaCTCCACTAGTCTGCttagatttttcttctttttcccatACTCTTCTTTGAGTTCTTTCCAGAATATTTTGATATCTTTTTCTAATGGTTTAAGATCCACCAACAAGGTAGAAATATGCCACCAGTCTGGAGTAAAAGTTGTGTGATTGTCACTTCTATTTTACAGTTACAATCTTTCATCGGATTTGCCACTGAAATAAAGTTACCATTATCTAAATGTAATCTGTCTCCTTTCTACACCTACCAGACTAGTGAGCAAATTCCTTCCCTGTTGGTATTACACTTCCCCATTCTCTTACAATCGCTGAACATTTTCTTTAAACCTATCGTGCACCAAAAAGGGAAAagatgcaacaaaaaaaaaaatgaagggccGAGGAGATATTTAAAGTTACCTTCTGTACAAATGGCATGATCTTTTGGGAAAAGGGGAAAGGTGAATTTAAGATCAGTAGTAGTACATGATTCACTTAGTAAACTTTCTTTATGCAAAGCCCCGATGACAAGTACTCCTGTATTAATTTGCCTATGAGAAGAATGGCATTTGAAGTCCTTCCAGATCATAATGACAGATAGGTCATGTTGTTATGCTGTCAGAAATTAGCCTACGCTTGGAACTGCAACGAGCCACCAATGTATGCACACATCTTTATATAATCAAAAGccgtgatttatgcataatacTTTTTTGTACATTGCTTCCCATCTCATTATCCATTTAAAATGATTTCTGTATATGCTTCTTCACTATCCAAATTTAATATCTCGATATTCCTGTTGCTTACATCTTTGTGTGGCTCTTTCAAGTGGATAAGATGTTTGTGACAAAATAACTGGAAGATGTTAttatctcaaaagaaagaaaatattcatgtttaatttcctaaatatatatatattaattattgaaGGAATACATGGAGAATGGGACTGTAGTGAGAGCACATGTGCCCCTTCCACTTGCAAGGTCACTCACACCAATGAGGCAACAACATGTGGCTTCAGGTTGCTAAAAATATGATAAGCTTATTTCTCTAATAGCTTCTTGCCAGTTTTCTTCTCAGGCCCCCTGTTCGTGAATTGAGATATGGTAAATATTTTGTATATATTTTGGCCAAGATTTAGCGTAAGAGCTTGATCTTGTTTTAACATTATACTCATGTAGATAAAACTAAAGATATCTTAATTGATGACATGAAATTTTATGATTATTTTGAATCAAGAAATTGCCTTGTGTAGTTTTAAAGTTTGTGTGTTTGTCTTCATCAGTTGGATTAACCATACTAGTTTTTTATTTGGGGTTGTGAATTGTTCAAGCAAGAGAATGCAAGACTCGTGGCTGTGACTGTTGGGGCTGCTTCTATGTTTTAGTTGGGCTGAGCCCGTGAAACATGACCCATCTTGCACTTGTGATCATAGCATGTGTGATCTTGAAATTTTGCCTCCCAGTAGGACATGATTGGGAATACAGAGATTGACTGGAGTAAAGTAGATGTTGCacatctttcctttttcttttgttggtgaGAGTACATCTTTCTTTGTCTGGTAATTGCTGGAAAAACTTCATCCATCATTTCACCTTGCTCTACGATGCGCTATTCCTTTTTCATATTTACAAAGAGAAAAAGGTCTACTTTAATTAATAAGAGTAGTTGGACCAAGATAAAATAGTTTTCAAGGTAAAAAGAGCTGGTATATGAAGACAAAAAAAGATTTTATTTGATTGGTGGTTGGGGCACTTAACTACATTCTAGTTGGAGGATATTGGTCAACTAGTTTTTCTATGCTTCGTTGGAGCTTTATAATTAAAGTTGCACTGCAGCTCAAGTAGCTTtacaacttaaattgcattagTTGACTTAGAAGAAAGTTCACTTCTTGTATTTAGAGAAGAGTTTGGGCAAAATAAAGATGAAACGAAAAAGATGGAGAGGAGAGAGGGTGTGGCCTTACCTCACCTCATGACCATGGTAGTCCATGGCACTATGTCCTTCACTAGGGCCCTCTTGAAAAGCCCCTCAATGGAGTCTATGTCCTACGTCTTGATATAGGCAAGGATCAACAAAGCCCAAGATATGGTATTGCTAACAGACATTCCTTCAAACACCTTGCAAGTGGACATCATGTCGAAGCACTTGATGTACATAGAgattgtgaggatccgtgcgggcgtgtgtttagtcccacatcggttattcgctgggtagatcttgggtacttatacaggatcaaggaactcaaataatacctttcggctagccattttgggtgaggttctgggttgttacaaatggtatcagagcggacccggcccataacttatgtggactaggggacactgcagcacggatccattagggttgaccacggaccgatcgtggtgtttgtgattagatttgaatggatttgaacccttagcctgacgtcctcataacttatgtggactaggggacactgcagcacggatccattagggttgaccacggaccgatcgtggtgtttgtgattagatttgaatggatttgaacccttagcctgacgaggacgtcagggcttgaacgaggggagtatgtgaggatccgtgcgggcgtgtgtttagtcccacatcggttattcgctgggtagatcttgggtacttatacaggatcaaggaatccaaacaataacttccggctagccattttgggtgaggtcctgagttgttacagagATAAAGGGTATTTTGAATGAAGAGGTTGGTATCAAAATTATCAGTGTCAAGGGCATAGGTATGGACCTAGACGCCCATTGGTAAGGAGCATGCAATGGTGCAGGCCTTGAGAAAGGCGGAGAAGGTGAAGGAGATGGGGGCAAGGAGCCAAAGATAGTGCATAACAGTGTAGTGGTGGAACATGTGGATAGTGATGACGAATGAGGAGATGGGGTGAAGGAGGAGGGCAGCACAGCAAATGAGGGCaaccaagaggaagttgaggaGCGGGTAAAAAGGAGACCTAGGAGACCTAGGAGAAGATGAGGAGAGGGTAAAAAGGAAGTTGTTGCAATAAAGGTCAAGATAGATGAGGTAGCCGTAGGGCGTCCAAAGGTGGGAGACCTAAGGAGGCATTAAGGATGGTGGCAGGGAAGGACTCAAGAATGGGGCAGGAGAGGAAAGGGAAAGGGAAAGAAGAGATTACGGAGATGGCTAGGCGCAACCAGTGAGGTCTAATGGGACAAGGTCAAAATGGGGCACTAGACAAGAGGGACGCGATGACATAGAGTGTGGTGCTAAGATTTTAATTGAAAtagaataggaaaaaaaaataattaaaatatatagtCGAGCTGCTGTAACTTGTCTTATGACCATTTTAACCACAAGTCAACCTACTGCAAGACAACCCTAAATTGCAGGACAAGCAAAACTCAACTTACTCTACAATTTAAGTTGCAGCCATCCAACTTAACTTTGTAATTTAAGTTGCAAGCATCCAAACAAGTAAATTGGTCACACATTTGTAACTGAAGCTCCATGCGAGTTTACGTACAGGACTCCAAACATAGCACCACGTTTTGATGCTTTCTagatataataattttttatcaaGTTTTTAGAGACTACTATAAATATCAAGATCATTTGAGTAAGCTCCagatatatttttgatttttttttactttttttgtttattttatccTGCAAAaagtatattaatattttaaccCTCCTTAATTTACTTTTTCGATACTCCAAGCATGTCCCATAAAATCTTGAATTTTAGCTGTCTCGATGCTTTTGTAAAGATGTCCGCAACCTGCTCCTTTGTCTTGCAGTATTTTAGCACAATCTCCCTGTTTGTAGTTGATCCTTGCAAGAAGTGATATTTGATTGCAATATGCTCCATCCTGTTGTGAAACACATGAATTTTTGCCATTGTGATTGCTGATTGTTGCTGCCGAATATCTCAGTAAACTCTTTCTATAGCTCTCCGATGTCTGCAAGTATTCTTCTAAGCCACATTGCTTGAAAAGTCGAGCTTACTGTTGCAACATATTCTGCTTCAGCTGATGACTATGCCACTGTGTCATGTTTCTTCGATGCCCATGAGAAAATTTCAGATCCTAGCGCAAGCATAGAGACTGAAGTGCTTTTTTTGTCGTTCATTGATCCAGCCAAATCACTGTCAGTTGGGTTTGTAGCATATGCCGAACTCTTTCATGCCGTGAATGTATTGAGTATTCTCTTTGCTACTCTGTAGTGAATCTGGCTTTGGTTCTGCATGAACCTTGATAGTTAGCTTGTTCATCTGCTTCTCATTGCAGAGCGCGCAGATAAATCCTTGAGAAGCCTCATAGCCAATCTTAAAACATAGGCAGGAAGAGTGTTTCTTTAGGAAAATATGAGCATTATGCTTCTTCCAAATGCTCAAGTGACAGTTGAACTAAGTGATGCCAAGCTGGTTGAAGAAACCTTTTAACTCCATGATTTTTTCATTTAGTCCAAAGAAAAGCGAGGCTAGCAGGTTGACCGCAGAAACGCAGAGGATCTAATGCAGCACCAACTCTTGGAGAAGGGACAATATAGAAGAAAATAAAGCAGATGTTTCTGAAGTGTTACTATACAGCACACAACCATTAGTAAAAGACCATCCCTGATTCATCAAATTCTCCTATGTATTTAATCTGTTTTTTGCCCCCAAACTGCAAAAAATGTACATCCACATTATTTTGTGGTCCTTTGACTCATCCGCTTTCTTACTTTTAAGGTCAGCGAATCTTGCCATTCTTCTATCACTTACCTGATTTATATTATCAAAGCAAGTGATCTTTATATGATAGCAGATGTCGGTGCTACAACATTCGTTGCAAAAAATTCTCCAACTTTTATTAAAGATAGCCCAATGTCACTTGCACCTTATGTAGGATTAAATACAGTCATAGCAGTAGAAAAATCACCAGTAATCCATGCATGAGCATGTTCCCTTTTTGAAATGGTGGAAGCGGCTATTGTCCCTAACAATTATTTCACGTTCATAAAAACCCGAAAGTAGCTTTGTCACATTATGGCAATCATTACAAACTCGCAAGTTTTTTACAACTCGGATCGGCGACCCTTGTTCCGCATTTATAAGACCAAAAGCAATTGCCAATCTCTCACTATGGAGAGCCAACTCtgcttctttatctctctcttctaTACACAACAGAACTTGTGAGGTGTCAGGAATGTATCCTGCACATTTCAATCTTTTACCCATCTCATTCAGTTTATTATAGATTGCTTCAGTCTGGGGGTGAGAAGTATCCCCCACAGCAAACTCATGAACCACACCTCCATGTTCTACCATGCTAGAACCTGGATCCTTTCTAACTCCTCTTTCCTTCATCAGACCCCTCATCTTCGAGACACTGTCCCAGAGGCCAGCAGAAGCATATATGTTGGAGAGAAGGACATAGCACCCAGAAGCCTCAGGTGCCAGTTCAATCGCACGCTTAGCAGCAAATTCACCAAGCTCAACTTTTCCATATTTCCTGCATCCGCTAAGTAAATTCATCCAAATTATCTCGTTTGGTCTCATGGGCATCTGGTCTATCACATCTCTCGCCTCTTTTAGACGCCCAACTCGACAGAGGAGGTCCACCAGAGAACCATAGTGTTCGACTGTTGGCTTTATACCATATTCCTTGCTCATGAGATCAAAATACTGACGCCCTTCATCCACCATTCCCGCATGACTACAGGCACTCAGCACTCCAACAAATGCTATAGAATGGGGTCTTATTCCAACTCTCTGCATCTCCATGAATAACTGTATAGCATCATTAGCCATACCATGCATTCCTAAGCCCATGATCATCGCAGTCCAATGCCCCAACTTCCTTCTGTGAATCTCCTCGAAAACGGAGAGAGCACTCTCAATGCTGCCACACTTCGAATACATATCTATAAGACAAGTTCCAAGAACACCATCTACCCTAAATCCATTCTGCCTAATGTAACTATGAACTGACCGGCCCCTTTCGAGCAGAGCTAACCCAGAGACAGCTGAAAGGACGCTAACCAATGTCACCATATTCGGAACAAGTCCTGCTGCAAGCACCCTCTCATAAACAGAAAGAGCTTCTTTAAAACGCCCATTCTTATCAAACCCTGTGATCATCGTGTTCCAAGTGATGACATTCTTCATGGGCATCCGATCAAACAACTCTCTAGCAGATTCAAAGTCCCCATTTTTCATGTACCCATCAATCATCGCATTGCAAGAGACCACATTCTTCTCGGGCATCTGTTCAAAAATCTCTCGAGCAATTGTAGTTTCCCCGCATTTCGAGTACCCATTGATCAATGATGCCCATGAGAACAAATCCCTTTCCGGCATTTCATCAAACAACCCCCTCGCCACCTCAATCTGGCCATTCCTCGCGTACCCGTCAACCATCGAATTCCAAGTAACCAAATCTCTACACGAAATTCTATCGAACACCTCCCTGGCAGAGACCAAGTCGCCACATTTACAGTAGAAGCTGACCAAACTACTTTGAACGAAGCCATCCGGGCCGAAACCCAGCTTCAGAATCAACCCATGGATCTGCTTCCCTTCTTGGACGGCATTCAACCGAGCGCACCCTTTGATCACGCAGGGGAGGGTGAAGTTGTCGGGGGCGGCGGAGGACCGTCGAAGCATGTCGGAGAAGAGGGCAAGGGCGGTGTGGGAGTGGTGTTCTTCGACGCAGCGCTTGATGAGGGCGTTCCAGGAGAAGGCGGTGGGGTGGGGGATTCGGGCGAGGACGGAGCGGGCTTCGTCGAGGGTGGCGAGGACGGGGCGGGAGTGGAGGGCGAGGAGGCGGGAGGAGAAGGCGGGAGAGTGGGGGAAGAGGCCGGTTTTGATGGAGGCGGCGTGGATTTGGTTCAGCTCGCGGGGGGTTTGGCAGAGTTGGAGGAGGGCGGCGAGGTGGGCGTGGTTTATGGATAGCGGAGGCCGTGGCTGGGTCTGGGTGGCGGAAGGTGAGAATGAGTGGTTCATCATGGGAAGCCCGTTGTCTATTTTTTTTCCAGTTCAACTCAACTATTTTGCTTTTTAAGCACACAAAATATGCGAGAGAGGGGGACCGGGGTTGTATACTTCGCGCAAAAGAACGATTCCCCATATTAAttgatgaatatatatatatatatatatatatatatatatatatatatatatatatatattggtacaTCCGCGACTTACGTACAACGAGTATGGTATAGCCTATAaagtcagaaaggagaaaaaattgtAAGGAATATGGACTAGAGACGTGGTTCTTCCAGATAAAATAGCCGGAGTGATGAGCCATATAGAATGCCACCCAATCCGCAATACTATTTACTTCTCTGTAAACATAAATAGCCTGATGGGAGGCGCACTCACCCAAAAACTACAGATGTCGTGAAGCAGCCGCATCCCACTGGCAGCACAATCTAGATCCTGGATCTACTCGATCACCGTGGCTAAATCTCTCTCAAGGATAATACTGTCCGCACCAAGCACCTGCCTAGCATAGGAGACTCCCACTCAAGCGGCTCTGATCTCGGCACCGACGATGGACTAATCGAAAATCCGCCGAACCCTGGCCGTCATTAATCTGGCCTCCTGATCTCTGATGACAAACCCAGCACCGCTACTGCATCCACCTTGCTCAATGCTACCATCAAAGTTCATCTTAAAAAAACCAGAAGGTGGAGGCTTTTAGGATACGAGCACAATTCTGGATGCTACAAGAGCGGAATGAGAGCCCAAGATTTTCTTAGCTAACCTAAGGGACGATGATGCAGTGATTGATGTCAACGACCTCTGCCTTATAAAGTAGGGCTCTTTCCATGAATTTGAGTTCAAAGAATATGTATGTAGGTGTATAATTGCTTCTCAATTTCTTAAGAGCATACAAATTCATATGCTCATCTAGAACCTGGCTCCAAATGTTAAAGAGTTGCTCATCTTCCTATATTCTCTAGATCCTTTTGTGGTTGGATATGAATGCCAAATTAGAACTCTATATTTCTAGGCTTGGATAATTGGGTTCTTTTTAATTGAGCCACATCCCAGTCCAAGGCGCACAGTTCTTTTTTGAACCCAACCAACCCTCGATTTGGCTTGATATTTGAAACTTTAGGCCCAACCTTGCAATAAAGTCAAAGGCCAGCACCAAGTTAAGCAGATTAGCCTTCATTTGTTAACTTTCAGAACCGGGAAATTTTTTGTTAGGCGCTTAGACTGCTAAACGATCGCTCGAATGGTAATTGGGTTCGATTCGAAGCGGCATTGGCTCTCGCATCAACCTTTTATTGGCAAAGCCATGATTCCGCGAGCTCGGACTTAGTTTGCTTGGACCTAGGCTCTAGTCTAGATGGTGTAGGGTGGGAATAGATAGCAAGTGGGGATTAACCTCTCCTGgtctaataaaaagaaagagaggttaGGGCTTGGGGTTTAGGTGATGTCTTGAGGGAGGTTTTGTAAAGGAAGAGACATAGGGATGGGCTAGTGTAAGTGGTCTCACTTATGGcgctggagagagagagagagagagaaagaccaAGAAAGATAGCAGAGGGAAAGAGAACCAATATGACAAAAGCGACACAAACATAGAGAGATAGGAAGAGAgaattgggggggggggggggggggggggcgcgtACTTGAATGATTGTGAAAATTGCAACATGCAGATAGGAGCAGCTTGTATCAACTTGTTAGTTTAGAAAGTAAATCtcatccagaatctttgaagCTGATgagaggcaaaatggatcgtcttgCTCTAGCGTGGAACCACCCAATTCCTGCCGAGCAAACCTCAGAGTCGAGCAGGCCTCAGTCCCACTAAGAGCCAGCCCGATTTCGGACCCcgccgaaggccgagccgacctcggccaGAGGCCCAGCCGACCTCAGCCCCCGCCAAAAGTCGAGCTGATCTCACCAAACACATGTCGCGGCCTCCAAGCCTGCCCGACGACCCGCGCGTGCGCCCACGCTCGCACATATGACCGAACATCCTGACTTGCTGACCACGCCATGACATGCCAACCAAGGACCATGGCTTGTTGCCAAGAGCCATATCCTGCCACACTTGCCAAGAGCCATACTTTGCCACACCGGCCAACACCATACCATGCACAAGGACCGCCCAAACCGTGTGCCCCAAGTGAGCCCTAGCCTTGGCTACACACCACCTGACCAAGACCATCTCCTCTTACGATGAGGATAGACCATACCTTAACCACCTAGGTACCCTTGTGAGGACTATAAATAAACCATATCAAAAACACTCGgggacatttttttttcaaaatactctGCTAACTTAGTCATCGGAGGGCCTTTGCCGGAATCTTCAGCCAAGACTTTGTGTAGGTACCCTGGAGCGCAGGACATGGCTccctttctccccttttttccgTCTCGGCCGGCGTCTTCTCGGCTTCCTCCGGCGTGATCACCCTCAGGCCATATTTCAACCACAACAGAAGCCTCTCTTAATAAAATAGTAGAGATTTCCACAGAAGGATAACACACTTAGATTCGAGAACTACGGCTAGAGAATATGCTTGTTTGGATACAATATTAGATAATTAGAGGAATTCCATCATTTGAAGTTGTCATGTATTGGGTCAAGAAATTAAGATCTTCCTGAGCCCATCAAGTCAAAAATGCCTGCTAATCTGCTCAAAACTAAGCCAAGCCAATCAAGCTAACTAGTTAATCTAGATTTGCCCAATGATACTTTAAATATTTGGAAAGAAGTCTGTGTCAAAGCCAGCTATCGATGACAGCCTATCTCCAGTATATATTGCTGTAAATAGAGATTTGATTTTAAAATGTATTTTCCATAGTTAggctatattatatttattgcaTGTTTAGATTAAGGAGTCTTAATTGTTGTAATTAATCTCTTTTCTATATAATGACATGGTATTAGAGCCTAGCCATTTTTTTCGTGATTCTCTTGTCTTCTTGGTACTGGACATTATAGAATTGGTTCTGTAATTTCTTCGAGCTTCAGAGTGGCATAATTTTGTTGCATAATCTTTCTTTGTTCAACATGTCTTTTGAAAAATCTAAGTCTTCTTGCATCTATTTTTCAGGAAAGAATTATTTTACTTGGGAATTTCAATTCCAAACATTTTTCGAAGGCAAAGAACTACAGGGACACCTTGATGGGTCTGATTCTAGACTTACTGGCAGTGCTAAAGTAGCAGAGTGGGAGATGAAGGATGCACGCATTAGGAGTTGAATTTTGGGAACTACGGAATCCCACATAATTTTGAATCACTGCCCCTATAAAACAGCCAAAGGTATGTGGGATTATTTGAAACGGGTTTATAACCAAGAGAATGATGCTAGAAGGTTTTAATTGGAATTTGATATTGCAAACTACAATCAAGAGAGCTTGTCTATTCAAGAATACTACTATGGTTTTATTAATTTGTGGACTGAATACTCTGATATTGTGTATGCCAAAGTTCCTATGGAGTCATTGTTTGCTATTCAAAAGGTCAATGAAATAGGCAAGAGAGATCAGTTTCTGATGAAATTGCATCCAGATTTTGAAATTGTTCACTCTAACTTAATGAGCCAATCTCCTACACCATCTTTGGATACTTGTTTGAGTGAGCTTTTGTGAGGGGAACAGCGCTGCTTTACACAGGCAGTTATGGAACAACAGAAGGCTTCCACAGGTTCTCAAAATATTGCCTATGCAGCAAATGGGAAGCGAAAGGTCGAGATATGAGGAATGTTAAATGTTGCAGTTGTAAGGAATTGGCCATATTGCAACTCACTGTCAgaagaaattttgaaattactgcAAGGAGAAAGAGCACATCATCACAACATGTCTGATGCGACCACAAAATCGCAATCAAAGAGCATTTCAAGCTATTGTTAGTTCTCCAGCTTCTGATTCTTTGGATTCTCTCTCTAATGCAACGATGTCTTCACAAACTTCTTCAACTACAGTTGCTGCCTCTGGTTTTCTAACACCTGAAATGGTTCAACAAATGATCTTCTCTATTTTTTCAGCTCTTAGACTTACTGGTGATGGTAAATCTCCTTCAAACCTTTGGCTCTTTGATTCTGCAGCCTCAAACCATATGACCCATTCCTCCAAGAATCATTCTAATGTCAAACACTATAATGGCAATATACAAATTCATACTGCAAATGGGGATTTGCAATCCATTACAGCCATTGGTGAAGTCTCTTCCTCTTTGAAAGATGTTTTTCTTTGTTAACGAGAAAGCTCGTCAAAGGATTGTTTATGCCATTAATATATGGTAAGACACCCATTGCCGATACTAAGTAGCAGTCAAAAATTTGTATCCATTTTTCATGATATTATGCATGGATCAGATATATCAAATTCTCCCCTTCAATCCAAGATGCAGG comes from Phoenix dactylifera cultivar Barhee BC4 unplaced genomic scaffold, palm_55x_up_171113_PBpolish2nd_filt_p 001333F, whole genome shotgun sequence and encodes:
- the LOC103699623 gene encoding pentatricopeptide repeat-containing protein At1g08070, chloroplastic-like — translated: MNHSFSPSATQTQPRPPLSINHAHLAALLQLCQTPRELNQIHAASIKTGLFPHSPAFSSRLLALHSRPVLATLDEARSVLARIPHPTAFSWNALIKRCVEEHHSHTALALFSDMLRRSSAAPDNFTLPCVIKGCARLNAVQEGKQIHGLILKLGFGPDGFVQSSLVSFYCKCGDLVSAREVFDRISCRDLVTWNSMVDGYARNGQIEVARGLFDEMPERDLFSWASLINGYSKCGETTIAREIFEQMPEKNVVSCNAMIDGYMKNGDFESARELFDRMPMKNVITWNTMITGFDKNGRFKEALSVYERVLAAGLVPNMVTLVSVLSAVSGLALLERGRSVHSYIRQNGFRVDGVLGTCLIDMYSKCGSIESALSVFEEIHRRKLGHWTAMIMGLGMHGMANDAIQLFMEMQRVGIRPHSIAFVGVLSACSHAGMVDEGRQYFDLMSKEYGIKPTVEHYGSLVDLLCRVGRLKEARDVIDQMPMRPNEIIWMNLLSGCRKYGKVELGEFAAKRAIELAPEASGCYVLLSNIYASAGLWDSVSKMRGLMKERGVRKDPGSSMVEHGGVVHEFAVGDTSHPQTEAIYNKLNEMGKRLKCAGYIPDTSQVLLCIEERDKEAELALHSERLAIAFGLINAEQGSPIRVVKNLRVCNDCHNVTKLLSGFYEREIIVRDNSRFHHFKKGTCSCMDYW